CGGCGGTTCAATAATTTAAGCACTCTGAATTTGCTGGAGCGTCTGACTCAAGTTAATGAGTCCACGACGTTCCAGCTCTTTGTTAGTTAGGGTACGGCACAGCGTTTTACTATGCGCTGTCCGCCAGTACCCTTTACGCGTGTTAGCGGATAGCTTAGCTTCATCTTTCGTAAATCCTAATCCGCTCAAGTTGTTCTCTCTAGTTTTGGCTTTCTTCCATTGTTTCCAAATGTACTGGCGAATACGTGACCGCAGCCACGCATCTAATTCCGTGATGAACCGCTTCATTCTACCCAAGCTGTAATACTGCAACCAACCGCGCATCTTTTGACGAATCTCTGCCATTATTTGGTCTTCGGATACACCACGATTACGCTTAGTCAGCCGCCTCAATGCTTGTTTAACTCGCTGCTTCGCTGACCACACCGGATAGGGAAAAGCCCTGCCTTTAGTGTGGCCCAACGTAAAACCTAAGAACTTCATTCTGTTGGTGGCGACCACTTGTGTCTTTTCCTGATTGAGCGTGAGTTTTAACTCATGCTCGAGAAAACGAGTCACACTAGCGAGGACTCGTTGGCCCGCGCGTGGACTTTTAACAAAGATATTGCAGTCATCGGCGTAACGGACAAATTCATGACCGCGCCTAGCTAGTTCTTGGTCGAATTCGTTGAGATAAATATTCGCTAACAGTGGCGAGATCGGCCCGCCTTGCGGTGTGCCTTTCTCACTGCGTTCAAACAATTGCCCATTCATGGTGC
This is a stretch of genomic DNA from Loigolactobacillus coryniformis subsp. coryniformis KCTC 3167 = DSM 20001. It encodes these proteins:
- the ltrA gene encoding group II intron reverse transcriptase/maturase encodes the protein MRKSQKTEQADRQRMIGLEDQRQTGARSIASGEGEKMSGTQFQALVLARNNLNLAYQRVVRNKGAAGVDGMTVDELKPYLKVHREELLAELANGTYKPAPVKQVSIPKPNGGTRKLGIPTVIDRLVQQAVAQVLSPIYEQIFANNSFGFRPQRSAHDAVQQVVQLDNAGYHYVVDLDLKAYFDTVNHDMLMKFLKQRISDRWILRLIRRFLTSGTMNGQLFERSEKGTPQGGPISPLLANIYLNEFDQELARRGHEFVRYADDCNIFVKSPRAGQRVLASVTRFLEHELKLTLNQEKTQVVATNRMKFLGFTLGHTKGRAFPYPVWSAKQRVKQALRRLTKRNRGVSEDQIMAEIRQKMRGWLQYYSLGRMKRFITELDAWLRSRIRQYIWKQWKKAKTRENNLSGLGFTKDEAKLSANTRKGYWRTAHSKTLCRTLTNKELERRGLINLSQTLQQIQSA